The following coding sequences are from one Arthrobacter crystallopoietes window:
- a CDS encoding sugar porter family MFS transporter, translated as MSSHATSRPATGSKHRGYLTRLTVISTLGGLLFGYDTGVISGALLYMQDTLNMSAVEEAMVVSALLFPGAAIGALSGGRMADKLGRRGTLLVCALLFLVGALGCAVAPTVGFMVVARVVLGLGVGAAAVTCPLYLAEMAPAHLRGRMVTINELMIVTGQMLAFAINALLDALIQDPGVWRLMLGVASIPAIALLIGMLVLPESPRWFAIRDRFADSRRILDLSRSPEEADFEYGEIVASAATARNERSHAWRDLRDNPWMRKLLWIGIGLAVVQQATGVNTVNYYAPSILERSGLGVSASLVATIAVGVTSVVMTVLGIWLLGFIGRRRMLIIGFSGVVASQAILAVVFQLPQSDVVSYTILAAMMLFVAFVQCFIGTCVWLLLSEIFPMAIRGFAMGIAVFVLWTVNAAISFLFPILVVALGSTGTFTAFVLVNILSLVFVAKFVPETKGKSLEELEVHFRTEGLPIVVPPATPGKNAVSL; from the coding sequence ATGTCGTCGCATGCAACAAGCCGGCCCGCAACGGGCTCCAAGCACCGCGGGTATCTGACCCGCCTCACGGTCATATCCACTCTCGGCGGACTTTTGTTCGGCTACGACACAGGAGTCATCTCCGGGGCGTTGCTGTACATGCAGGACACGCTGAACATGAGTGCCGTAGAGGAAGCGATGGTAGTCAGCGCTCTGCTGTTCCCCGGTGCCGCAATCGGCGCGCTGAGCGGTGGCCGGATGGCTGATAAGCTCGGCCGCCGCGGCACACTCCTCGTATGCGCGCTGCTCTTTCTCGTCGGTGCCCTGGGCTGCGCCGTTGCTCCCACGGTCGGGTTCATGGTCGTGGCCCGCGTCGTCCTGGGCCTGGGCGTTGGCGCAGCGGCGGTTACGTGCCCCCTATATCTGGCAGAAATGGCTCCGGCACACCTGCGTGGCCGGATGGTCACCATCAACGAACTGATGATCGTGACCGGCCAGATGCTCGCCTTTGCTATCAACGCGCTGCTCGATGCACTCATCCAAGACCCGGGGGTCTGGCGCCTCATGCTGGGCGTGGCATCAATCCCCGCCATAGCACTTCTGATCGGGATGCTGGTACTGCCCGAATCCCCCCGCTGGTTCGCGATCCGTGACCGTTTTGCCGATAGCCGCCGCATCCTGGATCTCAGCCGCAGCCCGGAGGAAGCCGACTTCGAATACGGAGAAATCGTGGCATCAGCCGCCACTGCCCGGAACGAGCGATCCCATGCATGGCGGGACTTAAGGGACAACCCGTGGATGCGCAAGCTCCTGTGGATCGGCATTGGTCTCGCCGTCGTCCAGCAGGCCACGGGCGTCAATACCGTGAACTACTACGCCCCCTCGATCCTCGAGCGCAGCGGACTCGGCGTCAGCGCGTCGTTGGTCGCGACTATTGCAGTGGGCGTGACATCAGTTGTGATGACGGTCCTGGGTATCTGGCTTCTTGGCTTCATCGGACGACGACGCATGCTGATCATCGGGTTCTCAGGTGTCGTTGCCTCCCAGGCGATCCTCGCCGTCGTCTTCCAGCTGCCTCAATCCGACGTCGTCAGCTATACCATCCTGGCCGCCATGATGCTGTTCGTCGCTTTCGTGCAGTGCTTCATCGGCACCTGCGTCTGGTTGCTCCTGTCGGAGATTTTCCCGATGGCCATCCGAGGCTTCGCCATGGGGATCGCGGTCTTCGTCCTTTGGACGGTGAATGCGGCTATATCCTTCCTGTTCCCGATCCTCGTCGTCGCTCTGGGTTCCACTGGCACCTTCACGGCATTCGTCCTGGTAAACATTCTGTCCCTCGTATTCGTCGCCAAGTTCGTGCCGGAAACCAAGGGAAAGTCGTTGGAAGAGCTGGAGGTGCACTTCCGCACCGAAGGTTTGCCGATTGTCGTGCCCCCGGCCACACCGGGCAAGAATGCAGTGAGCCTCTGA
- a CDS encoding LacI family DNA-binding transcriptional regulator yields the protein MKQQGATKRPTIEDVAREAGVSRALVSLVLQGSPKVSATKRHVVAEAMAALDYRPSNAARSLASGRTRVVGVLLDDLANPWYVELLDGLQSIFGEKNLRMVLGDPQYLARAGESPVAAFMEMRVDGLVIAGDIRPDDDLARATMSTPAVVAGTRAFELPATDLVTNDDIAGARLAVEHLIGLGHRDIAYLAAPTGSAAVRATSYLDTMARHGLQEYARVVQTDMTEVSGFAAMNRLIDSGRPPTAVFAANDILAIGALSAADERSLSVPSKLSLIGYDNTYLANIRHLSLSSVDPVSREVGSRAAQLLVERMADSNLPQRTEMLTPRLVLRSSTASFTLP from the coding sequence GTGAAACAGCAGGGAGCGACTAAGCGGCCCACCATTGAGGATGTTGCACGGGAAGCGGGCGTTTCGCGTGCACTCGTTTCGCTGGTGCTGCAAGGATCGCCCAAGGTTAGTGCGACAAAAAGACACGTCGTGGCCGAAGCCATGGCCGCACTCGATTACAGGCCGAGCAACGCAGCACGCTCCCTTGCCAGCGGCCGGACCCGCGTCGTCGGAGTTTTACTCGATGACCTGGCCAACCCCTGGTATGTGGAATTGCTCGACGGACTGCAGTCCATATTCGGTGAGAAGAACCTGCGCATGGTCCTCGGTGACCCCCAGTACCTCGCCCGTGCAGGGGAAAGCCCGGTGGCCGCCTTCATGGAGATGCGTGTCGACGGACTTGTCATCGCGGGAGACATTCGCCCCGACGACGATCTTGCTCGCGCAACCATGAGCACACCGGCAGTCGTTGCCGGGACGCGGGCCTTCGAGCTCCCGGCAACAGACCTCGTGACCAACGACGACATCGCCGGTGCCCGTTTGGCGGTCGAGCATCTGATTGGTCTGGGGCACCGGGACATCGCCTACCTCGCCGCCCCCACAGGTTCCGCTGCGGTCCGCGCCACCTCATACTTGGACACGATGGCCCGCCATGGCCTCCAGGAGTACGCCCGCGTGGTTCAAACGGACATGACCGAGGTGTCCGGTTTCGCGGCAATGAACCGGCTCATCGACAGCGGCCGTCCACCGACTGCGGTCTTCGCGGCCAACGACATACTTGCCATCGGCGCCCTCTCCGCCGCCGACGAACGGTCCCTCAGCGTTCCCTCAAAACTTTCGCTGATCGGGTACGACAACACCTACCTTGCCAATATCCGGCACCTGTCGCTGAGCAGCGTAGACCCGGTCAGCCGTGAAGTGGGCAGTCGCGCAGCGCAACTGCTTGTTGAACGGATGGCGGACTCCAACTTGCCGCAACGCACCGAAATGCTGACCCCCCGCCTGGTCCTCCGCAGCAGCACCGCGTCCTTCACGCTTCCTTAA
- a CDS encoding tautomerase family protein, producing MPLIRIDVIEGRSEQELEAVSQAIHTAVVAEYGIPERDYFHILTVHPRGQIVAQDAGLGFERSRGIVMIQIFTQEGRSAVAKTSLFEAIHNSLAEVGVASEDVFIGYMENGPGDWSFGFGRAQYITGELAVPKR from the coding sequence GTGCCGCTGATCCGCATTGATGTCATCGAAGGCCGTTCCGAGCAGGAGCTGGAAGCCGTCAGCCAGGCCATCCACACCGCGGTCGTCGCGGAATACGGGATCCCCGAACGGGACTACTTCCATATCCTGACGGTGCACCCTCGGGGCCAGATTGTCGCCCAGGACGCAGGTCTCGGGTTCGAACGGTCCCGTGGCATCGTCATGATCCAAATCTTCACCCAGGAAGGCCGCAGCGCCGTGGCCAAGACCAGTCTCTTCGAGGCAATCCATAACTCGCTGGCCGAAGTGGGAGTAGCCAGCGAGGACGTCTTCATCGGCTACATGGAAAACGGGCCGGGGGACTGGTCCTTCGGCTTCGGCCGGGCCCAGTATATTACCGGCGAACTGGCCGTCCCGAAGCGCTGA
- a CDS encoding SDR family oxidoreductase — protein sequence MRDKVLLVSGGTQGLGAGIALAAADQQAEAVAVVGRNADKGLETVKRLEAAGTKAVFIKADLADLAQVGTVVETAVERFGRVDALVNAAGLTTRGTMLDTTEELFDAHVAVNLKAPFFLMQQVIAHLLERGASGSIANVITMSSHGGQPYLAPYVATKAGLAGLTRNAAHAHRWDRIRINGLNIGWTETEGEDAIQRRFHNAGDDWLEKAGMSQPMGKLGQVDELADFVVFLLSGRSGVVTGSAIDWDQTVPGAYD from the coding sequence ATGAGGGACAAGGTCCTGCTGGTCAGCGGCGGGACGCAGGGGCTCGGGGCCGGCATTGCCCTGGCCGCAGCCGATCAGCAGGCCGAAGCGGTCGCCGTCGTCGGTCGCAACGCGGACAAGGGACTGGAGACGGTGAAACGGCTCGAAGCAGCCGGAACGAAGGCCGTGTTCATCAAGGCCGACTTGGCCGATCTGGCGCAGGTAGGCACGGTAGTGGAGACCGCCGTCGAGCGTTTTGGGAGGGTCGATGCGCTGGTAAACGCCGCGGGGCTGACTACGCGGGGAACCATGCTCGACACCACCGAGGAGCTGTTCGATGCCCATGTGGCGGTGAATCTGAAGGCGCCGTTCTTCTTGATGCAGCAGGTCATTGCCCATCTGCTCGAACGCGGGGCATCCGGCAGCATCGCCAACGTCATCACAATGAGCTCACATGGCGGTCAGCCCTACCTCGCGCCGTACGTGGCGACCAAGGCCGGCCTGGCCGGGCTCACCAGGAACGCCGCGCACGCGCACCGCTGGGACCGGATCCGGATCAACGGCCTCAATATCGGCTGGACCGAAACCGAGGGTGAGGATGCCATTCAGCGCCGCTTCCACAATGCCGGCGACGACTGGCTGGAGAAGGCCGGGATGTCGCAGCCGATGGGCAAGCTCGGGCAAGTGGACGAGCTTGCGGACTTCGTGGTGTTCCTGCTCTCCGGGCGGTCCGGCGTGGTCACAGGCTCGGCGATCGATTGGGACCAGACCGTCCCCGGCGCGTACGACTGA
- a CDS encoding Gfo/Idh/MocA family oxidoreductase, translated as MPSSSAAERRWADVAADASGSGRPLRLGLIGSGRISAVHAASLAAHPGVDFAWVADPLIENARRLEALYGATAVESAEQVLDDGRLDGWMASSSARRHPPTWT; from the coding sequence ATGCCCAGCAGCAGCGCCGCCGAACGCAGGTGGGCTGACGTGGCAGCGGACGCCAGCGGCTCCGGCCGCCCGCTCCGGCTGGGCCTGATCGGGTCCGGCCGGATCAGCGCGGTCCACGCCGCCAGCCTAGCAGCACATCCAGGGGTCGACTTCGCGTGGGTGGCGGATCCGCTCATCGAGAACGCCCGGCGGCTGGAGGCCCTGTACGGGGCGACCGCCGTGGAGTCTGCCGAGCAGGTTCTGGACGATGGAAGGCTGGATGGCTGGATGGCATCATCATCTGCTCGCCGACACCCACCCACGTGGACCTGA
- a CDS encoding phytanoyl-CoA dioxygenase family protein, with protein MTPWPAHRDYHLGFMGLEEAQTYPAHIHLLSPALTLQGAVAHCDMPVESAPTLYLPHSHKYPAGYVAFHRPEFTEYFEQNYVQLPLEKGDAAFFNPALFHGAGHNRTADIRSTANLLQVSSAFGRVMETVNRTAMSKALYPVLQEQRVAGAPERSMRNVVAASAQGYAFPTNLDRDRPIGGIAPESQAQLALRALASGMDQAAFESELNAQQQRRRTQVG; from the coding sequence TTGACGCCTTGGCCGGCGCACCGCGACTACCATCTGGGTTTCATGGGGCTGGAGGAGGCACAGACGTATCCGGCGCACATCCACCTGCTCTCCCCGGCGCTCACGTTGCAGGGCGCGGTGGCCCACTGCGACATGCCGGTGGAATCCGCGCCCACGCTCTACCTGCCCCATTCGCACAAGTACCCGGCCGGCTACGTGGCATTCCACCGGCCGGAGTTCACTGAGTATTTCGAGCAGAACTATGTCCAGCTCCCGCTGGAGAAGGGCGACGCCGCGTTCTTCAACCCCGCTCTATTCCACGGGGCCGGGCACAACCGCACCGCGGACATCCGCAGCACGGCCAACCTGTTGCAGGTCTCGTCCGCGTTCGGCCGAGTCATGGAAACCGTGAACCGCACCGCCATGAGCAAAGCGCTCTATCCGGTACTGCAGGAACAGCGGGTGGCCGGCGCGCCGGAGCGCTCTATGCGCAACGTCGTGGCGGCTTCAGCCCAAGGCTATGCCTTCCCCACGAACCTCGACCGGGACCGGCCGATCGGCGGCATCGCCCCCGAGAGCCAAGCCCAGCTGGCGCTGCGCGCGCTGGCGAGCGGCATGGACCAGGCGGCGTTCGAGTCGGAGCTGAATGCCCAGCAGCAGCGCCGCCGAACGCAGGTGGGCTGA
- the iolB gene encoding 5-deoxy-glucuronate isomerase: MPESTQWVYPLGTAGDGAWQVSLGASDSPTPVDGWAHTGIKIAELAAGEAVKLAAEAEERIVIPLQGAFTVTVDGTDYQLRGRGSVFTGPSDVLYTGIETAVAISSPQGGRIAVALAPAKASYPVRLIKAEDTPVELRGSGICSRQVHNFGTPAALEADRFIVCEVITPAGNWSSYPPHKHDEEKDGETSLEEIYYFETRLAQGAPAPAGVDPIGYARVYASDERPIDVNAEVRTGDVVLVPYGWHGPAMAAPGYDLYYLNVMAGPGRVREWLISDDPHHGWVRQTWDGQEMDPRLPFTA, from the coding sequence ATGCCCGAGTCAACGCAATGGGTCTACCCCCTCGGAACCGCCGGCGACGGCGCCTGGCAAGTCTCGCTCGGTGCGTCCGACAGCCCCACTCCGGTGGACGGCTGGGCGCATACCGGCATCAAGATCGCCGAGCTCGCGGCCGGCGAGGCCGTAAAGCTCGCGGCCGAGGCCGAGGAACGGATCGTCATTCCGCTGCAAGGTGCTTTCACCGTGACGGTGGACGGCACGGACTACCAGCTCCGTGGCCGCGGCTCCGTCTTCACTGGCCCCTCGGACGTGCTCTACACGGGGATCGAAACCGCCGTCGCCATTTCATCGCCTCAGGGCGGACGCATAGCCGTGGCACTGGCGCCCGCCAAGGCCAGCTATCCCGTCCGCCTGATCAAGGCCGAAGACACTCCCGTGGAATTGCGTGGCTCCGGGATCTGCTCCCGCCAGGTGCACAACTTCGGCACACCCGCAGCCCTGGAGGCGGACCGGTTCATTGTCTGCGAGGTCATCACCCCGGCCGGCAACTGGTCCTCCTATCCTCCGCACAAACATGACGAGGAGAAGGACGGCGAGACCAGCCTTGAGGAGATCTACTACTTCGAAACCCGGCTGGCCCAGGGCGCGCCGGCCCCCGCAGGAGTGGACCCCATCGGCTATGCCCGCGTCTATGCCTCAGACGAGCGCCCCATCGATGTCAACGCCGAGGTCCGCACCGGCGACGTTGTTTTAGTCCCCTACGGCTGGCATGGACCAGCGATGGCTGCTCCCGGCTACGACCTGTACTACCTGAACGTGATGGCCGGTCCCGGCCGCGTGCGGGAGTGGTTGATCAGCGACGACCCGCACCATGGCTGGGTCCGCCAGACCTGGGACGGCCAGGAGATGGACCCGCGGCTGCCCTTTACCGCCTGA
- a CDS encoding GntR family transcriptional regulator translates to MSADLNIPIDRSSPVPLYHQVVQGIEAAIHSGVLESGSRLDNEIELASKLKLSRPTMRKAMDELVRSGLLVRKRGVGTQVVSNQVRRHLELSSLFDDLQRTGQKPTTEVLEFRHGKADAAIAQALDLPSGVGVYHFTRLRSVGGKPLALMENWVRDDITDITEEGLRQLGLYQILRDAGVNFRLASQRIGAMVADPRQAGLLETEAGSALVTMERTAVDDTGRNVETGHHVYRADSYSFEMTLVQR, encoded by the coding sequence ATGAGCGCAGACCTCAATATCCCGATAGACCGGTCCTCCCCGGTGCCGCTCTACCATCAGGTAGTACAGGGCATTGAGGCGGCCATCCACAGCGGCGTGCTGGAGTCCGGCTCCCGCCTGGACAACGAGATCGAGCTGGCCAGTAAGCTGAAGCTTTCGCGGCCCACCATGCGCAAGGCCATGGACGAGCTGGTCCGTTCCGGCCTCCTGGTCCGCAAGCGCGGCGTCGGCACGCAGGTGGTTTCGAATCAGGTCCGTCGGCACCTGGAGCTGTCCAGCCTATTCGACGACCTTCAGCGCACCGGACAGAAGCCCACCACCGAGGTCCTCGAGTTCCGTCATGGCAAGGCAGATGCTGCCATTGCCCAGGCTCTCGATCTGCCCTCGGGCGTAGGCGTCTACCACTTCACCCGGCTGCGGAGCGTTGGCGGCAAACCGCTGGCGCTGATGGAGAACTGGGTCCGGGATGACATCACGGACATCACCGAGGAAGGCCTTCGACAGCTGGGCCTCTACCAGATCCTGCGCGACGCCGGCGTGAACTTCCGCCTGGCCAGCCAGCGCATCGGCGCGATGGTCGCTGATCCACGTCAGGCCGGCCTGCTCGAAACCGAGGCAGGCTCGGCGCTGGTCACGATGGAGCGCACCGCTGTGGACGACACCGGGCGCAACGTCGAGACCGGCCACCATGTCTACCGAGCCGATTCCTACAGCTTTGAAATGACCTTGGTCCAGCGCTGA
- a CDS encoding substrate-binding domain-containing protein, translating to MSHKLSLRKLAAAAVLVPALTLTACSAGGRAPESGGEGGGGAVAETERMNIALITHAAPGDTFWDIVRKGAEEAAAKDNVELQYLSDPEGGRQAQLIEQAVDQGVDGIAVTLAKPDALASALKQATDAGIPVVSINAGEDRFADLGAFTHFGSNEKLAGEAVGERLAADGYEHPICVIQEQGHVGLENRCAGVKAKVPDTEILYVQGTDMTQVQSTVTAKLQATDAADVVIGLGAPFTLTILQSIETAGSEAKAASFDMNAELAQKIVDGDVIFTVDQQPWLQGYGAIDALWQNQRGGFEIGGGQPVLTGPTIVDQESAAEVLEFAEQGVR from the coding sequence GTGTCACACAAGCTTTCGCTGCGGAAACTGGCGGCTGCGGCGGTCCTGGTTCCCGCACTCACCCTCACGGCCTGTTCCGCTGGAGGTCGCGCCCCCGAATCAGGCGGGGAAGGCGGCGGCGGTGCCGTTGCCGAGACCGAGCGCATGAACATTGCCCTCATTACGCACGCTGCCCCGGGCGACACATTCTGGGACATCGTCCGCAAGGGCGCGGAGGAAGCTGCCGCCAAGGACAACGTCGAACTGCAGTACCTCTCCGATCCCGAAGGCGGCCGCCAGGCCCAGCTGATCGAGCAGGCAGTGGATCAGGGTGTCGACGGCATCGCCGTTACCCTGGCGAAGCCGGACGCGCTCGCCTCGGCACTGAAGCAGGCCACCGATGCCGGCATCCCTGTGGTCAGCATCAACGCCGGCGAGGACCGCTTCGCCGATCTCGGCGCGTTCACCCACTTCGGCTCGAACGAGAAGCTCGCCGGCGAGGCCGTTGGAGAACGGCTCGCTGCGGACGGCTACGAGCATCCGATCTGCGTGATCCAGGAACAGGGCCACGTGGGCCTGGAGAACCGCTGCGCCGGCGTCAAGGCCAAGGTTCCCGATACGGAGATCCTCTACGTCCAGGGCACCGACATGACCCAGGTGCAGTCCACCGTTACCGCGAAGCTGCAGGCAACGGACGCCGCCGACGTCGTTATTGGCCTTGGTGCGCCGTTCACGCTGACCATCCTGCAGTCCATCGAAACTGCCGGCAGCGAGGCCAAGGCTGCGTCCTTCGACATGAATGCCGAGCTGGCCCAGAAGATCGTGGACGGCGACGTCATCTTCACCGTCGACCAGCAGCCCTGGCTGCAGGGTTACGGCGCCATCGACGCGCTGTGGCAGAACCAGCGCGGCGGCTTCGAGATCGGCGGCGGCCAGCCGGTCCTGACCGGCCCGACCATCGTGGACCAGGAGAGCGCCGCCGAGGTTCTCGAATTCGCCGAGCAGGGCGTCCGCTAA
- a CDS encoding ABC transporter permease, which translates to MTLTATAPAADERVAKKSTLSKLLGRPEIGALVGAVALFIFFAAVAPVFLQPGSIATVLYGASTIGIMAVGVSLLMIGGEFDLSTGVAVISSALTASLFSWYFSMNIWVGVVLALALSLGVGFINGWILIKTKLPSFIVTLATFLMLTGLNLGLTRAIGGSVSTPSIANMDGFESARAIFASSVNIAGVDVKITVFIWIAMVAVASWILLRTKIGNWIFASGGDADAARAVGVPVVRTKIGLFMGVGFCAWVLGMHNLFAFSTVQSGEGIGNEFLYIIAAVIGGCLLTGGYGSAIGGAIGAFIFGMANKGIVYAEWNPDWFKFFLGLMLLLATIVNLVVKRRAEQK; encoded by the coding sequence ATGACTCTCACAGCAACAGCTCCCGCGGCAGATGAACGGGTAGCCAAGAAAAGTACGCTCAGCAAGCTGTTGGGCCGCCCGGAGATCGGCGCCCTGGTCGGTGCCGTCGCCCTCTTTATCTTCTTCGCCGCGGTGGCGCCCGTGTTCCTGCAGCCAGGCTCGATCGCGACCGTTCTTTACGGCGCCTCGACCATCGGCATCATGGCCGTGGGTGTGTCCCTGCTGATGATCGGCGGCGAGTTCGACCTCTCCACCGGTGTCGCCGTGATCAGTTCGGCGCTGACGGCGTCGCTGTTCAGCTGGTACTTCTCCATGAATATCTGGGTTGGCGTGGTGCTGGCGCTGGCTCTCTCGCTGGGCGTCGGTTTCATCAACGGCTGGATCCTGATCAAGACCAAGCTGCCCTCCTTCATCGTCACCCTGGCGACGTTCCTGATGCTGACCGGCCTGAACCTCGGACTGACCCGCGCCATCGGCGGCAGCGTTTCCACCCCCTCCATCGCCAACATGGACGGTTTCGAATCGGCCCGTGCCATCTTCGCCTCCTCGGTGAACATCGCAGGCGTGGACGTGAAGATCACCGTCTTCATCTGGATTGCCATGGTCGCGGTGGCGTCGTGGATACTGCTGCGCACCAAGATCGGCAACTGGATCTTCGCCTCGGGCGGCGACGCCGATGCGGCGCGCGCGGTGGGCGTCCCGGTGGTGCGCACCAAGATCGGACTGTTCATGGGCGTGGGCTTCTGCGCCTGGGTGCTCGGCATGCACAACCTTTTCGCCTTCTCCACCGTGCAGTCGGGTGAAGGCATCGGCAACGAATTCCTCTACATCATCGCTGCCGTCATCGGCGGCTGCCTCCTCACCGGCGGCTATGGCTCGGCGATCGGCGGCGCGATCGGCGCATTCATCTTCGGCATGGCCAACAAGGGCATTGTTTACGCCGAGTGGAACCCGGACTGGTTCAAGTTCTTCCTGGGGCTGATGCTGCTCCTGGCCACCATCGTCAACCTCGTGGTGAAGCGCCGGGCCGAGCAGAAGTAA
- a CDS encoding ATP-binding cassette domain-containing protein → MTIMKNRDITQDELLRGEKDPLTSTPVHLLELDKVGKHYGNIIALSDVTMAVDAGRVTCVLGDNGAGKSTLIKIIAGLHKHDAGTFSIFGEPRHLNSPREALDAGIAAVYQDLAVVSLMPIWRNFFLGSELTTGVGPFKRLDVETMKQITKKELQEMGIDLRDVEQPIGQLSGGERQCVAIARAVHFGAKVLILDEPTAALGVKQSGVVLRYILQARDRGLGVIFITHNPHHAFPVGDRFLLLKRGKSIGYYNKKDITLEELTAQMAGGAELAELAHELESLGGHSDVVAEVEAEVASTEPRRS, encoded by the coding sequence ATGACCATCATGAAAAACAGGGACATCACGCAGGACGAGCTGCTTCGCGGCGAGAAGGACCCGCTGACCAGCACACCGGTCCACCTGCTGGAGCTGGACAAGGTCGGCAAGCACTATGGCAACATCATCGCCCTGAGCGACGTGACCATGGCCGTGGACGCAGGCCGCGTCACCTGCGTCCTCGGCGACAACGGCGCCGGAAAGTCCACGCTGATCAAGATCATCGCGGGCCTGCACAAGCACGATGCGGGAACCTTCTCGATCTTCGGCGAGCCGCGCCACCTCAATTCACCCCGCGAGGCGCTGGATGCCGGCATCGCGGCCGTGTACCAGGACCTCGCCGTCGTCTCGCTGATGCCGATCTGGCGCAACTTCTTCCTCGGGTCCGAGCTGACCACCGGTGTCGGCCCGTTCAAGCGGCTGGACGTCGAGACGATGAAGCAGATCACCAAGAAGGAACTGCAAGAGATGGGCATCGACCTACGCGACGTGGAGCAGCCCATCGGCCAGCTCTCCGGCGGTGAGCGCCAGTGTGTGGCGATCGCCCGCGCCGTCCACTTCGGGGCCAAGGTCTTGATCCTGGACGAGCCGACCGCTGCGCTGGGCGTGAAGCAATCCGGCGTCGTGCTTCGTTACATCCTGCAGGCCCGCGACCGCGGCCTCGGCGTCATCTTCATCACCCACAACCCGCACCACGCCTTCCCCGTGGGCGACCGGTTCCTGCTGCTCAAGCGCGGTAAGTCCATCGGCTACTACAACAAGAAGGACATCACGCTCGAGGAGCTGACGGCGCAGATGGCCGGCGGCGCCGAACTGGCCGAGCTGGCGCACGAACTGGAGTCGCTCGGCGGCCACAGCGACGTCGTCGCGGAAGTCGAGGCCGAGGTCGCGAGCACCGAACCGCGCCGCAGCTAA
- a CDS encoding Gfo/Idh/MocA family protein — translation MTIRTGVIGAGVMGADHAQNLARNIGGASLSVIADIDAERAQASASALGARAVSDPLELIKANDVDAVVIASHDSTHAELVQACLDAGKPVLCEKPLAPTAAEAREVVEAERRVRDDQGRSLVSVGFMRRFDPGHLEVREAIEEGRLGRTLLLHGISRNVSAAPGATSESAVTNSAIHELDSFPWLLDSPITEVAWVPGILSTSEAASGLQDPAFMMMRLGSGVLATLELFLNAGHGYSTQCEVVGEHGTGRFLEPASVAYNADLKSYTQYPQDWRPRFAEAYRRQLQAWIHSLQEGTGSPLASAEDGLRATLAAEAMVASMHNGGAFTPVEQV, via the coding sequence ATGACAATCCGCACGGGAGTGATTGGCGCCGGCGTCATGGGCGCCGACCATGCACAGAACCTGGCCCGCAACATCGGCGGTGCTTCACTGTCCGTCATCGCGGACATCGACGCCGAAAGGGCACAGGCGTCGGCGTCGGCCCTCGGAGCCCGCGCGGTGTCGGATCCGCTGGAGCTGATCAAAGCGAACGACGTCGATGCCGTGGTCATCGCCTCCCACGATTCCACTCATGCGGAGCTGGTCCAGGCCTGCCTGGACGCCGGTAAACCGGTGCTCTGCGAGAAGCCGCTGGCCCCGACGGCGGCGGAAGCGCGCGAAGTCGTGGAGGCCGAGCGAAGGGTCCGCGATGATCAGGGCCGGTCCCTGGTCAGTGTGGGCTTCATGCGCCGCTTCGACCCGGGGCACCTGGAGGTCCGTGAGGCTATCGAGGAGGGGCGCCTGGGCCGAACGCTGCTACTGCACGGCATCAGCCGCAACGTCTCCGCCGCGCCGGGTGCGACGAGCGAGTCCGCCGTCACCAACTCGGCGATCCACGAACTGGACTCCTTCCCCTGGCTGCTGGATAGCCCGATCACGGAGGTGGCCTGGGTGCCCGGCATCCTCTCCACCTCGGAGGCGGCGTCTGGGCTGCAGGATCCGGCGTTCATGATGATGCGCCTGGGCTCCGGTGTGTTGGCCACCCTGGAACTGTTCCTCAACGCCGGGCACGGCTACTCGACGCAGTGCGAGGTGGTCGGCGAGCACGGCACCGGCCGCTTCCTGGAGCCGGCCTCCGTGGCCTACAACGCGGACCTGAAGAGTTACACGCAGTACCCGCAGGACTGGCGGCCGCGTTTCGCCGAGGCCTACCGGCGCCAGTTGCAGGCTTGGATCCACTCGCTGCAGGAGGGGACAGGTTCACCGCTGGCCAGCGCCGAGGACGGCCTCCGCGCCACTCTGGCCGCTGAGGCCATGGTGGCGTCCATGCACAACGGAGGCGCCTTCACCCCGGTGGAACAGGTATGA